Genomic segment of Desulfovibrio sp.:
GGTTTAACCCCTGGTCGAGCACTGTCTTCACCCGGCCGAGCTTGCTTTTAAGCTTGCGAAGGTCACCAAGAAAATCTCCCAGGGCCTTGTTTATGTCCTGTGAGGGGCCTTCGGCGGCCTGACGGGCGAATTCAACCTCAAGCTCCGCCAGCCGTTCCTGGAATTTCCTCAGATCCGTGTCGGCCTTCTGAAACGGCTGGGTCACCACCTCAACCCGGGTCTGAAGCATCTCCAGTCCGGCCAATACAGCCCGAAGCTCCATGGGGTTTCCCCCGGTGGTCCGGCCAAGCACCATGAGCTCATCAAGCTTCTTGCGGAGCGCGGCCAAATCCTGGCGAGTCTGCTTGACCATGCCCGGCAGGTTCTGGGAAACCCCGTCCACGTAGTCGATCTGGTATTGCAGCTCTTCGTAGTTGCGCTGGAGCATAAGCTTCCAGCTCTCGCCCTCTTCAGCCCGGGCGGGAAGACCAGCCGCCAGGATCATGGCGGCGAAAAGGACCCATCGTTTCATGCTTTGCCCTCACGGGGGATTTGTCTTTCAGGCGATTCCTGATACCGTGCGGGCCTCATGACGGCAAGAAGCACGGACATCCCCATTTTCACCATCTCGCTCGGCTGCCCCAAAAACCTGGTGGACTCCGAGTACCTGCTGGGCGGCCTGCCCGGGCGGGCGCGTCCTGTTGACCGGCCCGAGGACGCGGCCGTGGTGCTCATCAATACCTGCGGTTTCATCCGCCCGGCCGTGGAGGAATCCCTCTCGGAAATCCTTGGCGCGGCTGAAGCGGTTCGCGAGCTCACCCCCAAGCCGCTCCTGGTGGTTGCCGGGTGTCTGGTAAGCCGCTACGGCGACGACCTGAAAGCCGACCTGCCCGAGGTGGATCTGTGGCTTACCACCCACGAACTGCCGGACTGGCCCGCCAAAATCGCCCTGGCCCTGGACAGAAAGTCGTCCCCAGGGCCCAGAAGGCTGTTCTCCAGCCCGCCGAGCTACGCCTACTTGAAAATCAGCGAAGGCTGCCGCCACGCCTGCCGCTTCTGCACCATCCCCTCCATACGTGGCAGACTGAGCAGCCGTCCAATCGCTGATCTGGTGCATGAGGCCTCGTCGATTTTGGATACCGGGCGCAAGGAGGTCATCCTGGTTGCCCAGGACCTTACGGCCTATGGCCAGGACCTGGCTCCGGCCACAGACCTCCGCTCGCTCCTGGAAAAGCTGCTCCCACTGTCTGGGCTTGAGCGACTGCGCCTGCTCTACCTCTATCCGGCCGGGCTCACTGCCGGACTTCTTGATTTCTTGAAGGACGCTGGGCCGCCCTTTGTCCCGTATTTCGACATTCCCCTTCAGCACGCCCACCCGGACGTGTTAAAATCCATGGGCCGGCCATTCGCCAAGGATCCGCGTCGGGTGATCGACCTGGTGCGCTCGCGCTTTCCCGAAGCGGCCATGCGCACCAGCATCATCGTTGGCTACCCGGGAGAGACCAGGGCCCATTTCAACTATCTTCTGGATTTCGTGCGCCAGGTCCGGTTCCAGCACCTGGGTGTTTTCGCCTACCAGGCAGAGGACTCAACCCCTGCGGCCAGGATGCCCGGGCAGGTGGGCATGAAGACCCGTCAGGCAAGACGAGAGACCATCATGGCCGCCCAGGCTGAAATATCCGAAGAATGGCTGTCCGGCTTCGAGGGAAGTGAGCTGAACGTGCTGGTGGACGCGCCGCATCCGGAATGGCCCGGGCTGCACGTGGGGCGCACGTGGTTCCAGTCGCCCGAGATCGATGGAGTGACCTACATCTCCGGCCCTGGCGTCAAGCCCGGAGCCTTGGTGAAAGCCACCATCGAAGAGGCCAAGACCTACGACCTGGTGGCTCTGGCCGGATGAGGCGCGCTACGGAGTCGCGGAGTTTCACGCCTCCGGCGGCCTGAGAGGGCGCCGCCCTCTCAGGACTCTCCCGCCAGGGGGATGATCCCCCTGGACCCACAGTTTATTTCGCATCAGCCATCGGCATCCGCTGATGGACGCGAAGCTCGTTGAAAGTTTTTGAAGGAGGGTCCAGGGAGGAAACTTTTATAAAAAGTTTCCTCCCTGGCCGCCGGAGGCCTCCCCGCCATGCGCGACTTCGAAGTGAAGCGGATGTTCGACACCATCGCCGAGGGCTACGACATGCAAAACAGCATGTTGTCGCTTCGCATCGACGTGCTCTGGCGCAAAAAGCTCGCCCGCCTCATAGCGGCGGACCGCCCGGTGACTGTGGTGGACGTAGCCGTGGGCACGGCAGAGGTGGCCATGGAGATCGCCCGGCAGCGCCCAAAAGCGCGCCTGGTCGGCGTGGACTTCACCCCGGCCATGCTTCTCGTAGGCAAACGAAAGCTCGCCAAACGCGGCCTGTCCGAGCGCATCCGCATGCTAGCCGGAGACGCCAGGCGCTTGCCCCTGCCTGACGCCTGCGCCGACTACGTAACCATCTCGTTCGGCATCCGAAACGTCGAGGAACGCGACCAGGCCCTGGCCGAGTTTTATCGCGTCCTGAAACCGGGCGGCACGCTCTTCGTGATGGAATTCTCCCTGCCGGACAATCCCGCGCTGCGTTTCCTCTACCGTCTCTATTTCGACCACATTCTGCCGCCCTTCGGGAACTGGCTTTCCCGCACCGACTACGCCTATTCCTACCTTATGGAATCGGTGTATGCGTTCCCAGACCCCGAAAAGTTCAGCGGGGAAATCAAACAGGCTGGTTTCGAACAGGGAGCACAGGTGCCGTTAAGCGGCGGCATCGCCAGGATCCATTCTGGAATAAAACCCGCTCATTCGTGAAGCCTTCCCCTAATCCTTCCACTGTACATCACCACCCGTTGCGCGCGAACCATCCTTCCACCTTGACACTCGCCCCTGGGCGGGTCATGAATATATAGTAATGGAAAGACGCGCCTTTAGCCCCGGATTGCCCCTATGTTAGTCAACTGGCCGGAACGCTTCTTCTGCAATTCCGTGGTCCGGCGCCTCATCCAGCGCCGCCAGGCGGGACAGCTGCGTTCCATGCGGCCCATGGCCCCGGGAGGAGATATCCTGGAAATCGGTTGCGGCAATGGAGCCGGGGCGCGCATCATTCTGGAATACTTTTCGCCTAAGTCGCTTCACGCTCTGGACCCCGACCCTGCCATGCTGCGCCTGGCGCGCAAACGTCTGGCCGGAACCCCGGCCGTGGTGGTGGAAGGCGACGCCCAAAGTCTCCCCTTCGAGTCCTCCCGGTTCGATGCCGTGTTCAACTTCGGCATCATCCACCACCTGGAGGACTGGCGAAAAGGTATCGCGGAGGTGGCGCGCGTCCTCAAGCCCGGTGGAGCCTTTTACACCGAGGAGATCTTCGCGGGCCTCTACGCCAACGCCTTCTGGCGCCACATCGTGGCCCACCCCGAACACGACCGGTTCCAGGGCCCGGAATTCAGGGCGGCACTTGAGAACAACGGCCTGAAGCTTCTGCCGGGATACCACGAGTCGCGCCTGACCATGCTCGGCGTGGCCGTAAAAAGGGAGGACGCATGATCCAGGTTCTTTCCGACCCGGTCTTCCTTTCGCGCCTGCAGTTTGCCGCCACCACCATGTTCCACATCATCTGGCCGCTGACCACCATAGGGCTTTCGGTGTTTCTGGTGGCCCTCGAAGCCCTGTGGCTCAAAACGGGCGACCCGGACTATTACCTTCACTTCCGGTTCTGGGCCAGAATCTTCGCTGTGGGCTTTGCCATTGGCGTGGTCAGCGGCATACCCCTGGAATTCCAGTTCGGCACCAACTGGGCCCCCTTCTCCGTGGCCGCAGGCAACTTCTTCGGCCAAGTGCTCTCTTTCGAAGGAGCCATGGCCTTCATGCTGGAATCGGCCTTTCTATCCATCATGCTGTTCGGCTGGAAGCGCGTGGGCCCAAAGGCGCACTTCGTTTCCACCATCCTGGTGTGTTTTGCCGCCTCGCTTTCGGCCTTCTGGATCATGGCCGCGAACTCCTGGATGCAAACCCCGGCTGGTGGGCATTTCGCAGGCGGGATCTTCCATCTCGACGATTTTTGGGGCGCCGTCTTCAATCCGGACACCGTGATCTCCTTCACCCACATGTGGCTGGCCTGCCTGGAGACCAGCCTGTTTCTGGTCGGAGGCATAAGCGCCTTCTACATCTGGCGCCAAACCCAGACCGCCTTTTTCCTGCGCTCCTTCAAGCTGGCCCTGGTCATGGCCGTGGTTGTCGCTCCCCTGCAGGCGCTCATAGGCGACACCTCTGGCGTGCATATAGGCAAGCTCCAGCCAGCAAAGGTAGCGGCCATCGAATCCCATTGGGAGACCAACAAGCCCGGAACCGGGGCACCCTGGAACATGCTGGCCTGGCCGGACACTGAAAACGAAAGGAACTCCTTCGAAATTCCCATCCCCTACGTGCTTTCCCTGCTCATCACCCACACTCCCACCGGCAAGGTCCCCGGACTCAAGGACTTCCCCAAGGACCAGCGCCCGCCCATCGTCATTCCCTTTTACTCCTTCCGGGTAATGGTGGGCATCGGCTTCGTGATGATCGCGGTGATGCTTGGCACCCTCTACGCCTGGAAAAAGGGGATGCTCTGCCCCGAGCAGGTGTCCAGACACACGCTTCTCATGGGAATCTGGATGGCCATGGCCCCAATGGGGTACCTGGCCACGGAAATGGGCTGGGTGACACGCGAGGTGGGCCGCCAGCCCTGGATCATCTACGGGTGGCTGCGCACCCAGGAAGGGGCTTCGATTCTTCCCCCCGCTGCCGTGGGCTCAACCCTGGCCATGTATTTCGCGGTGTACACCCTGCTTCCCCTGGCCGCTGGCTGGTTCTACTACAAAATACTCGCCAAGGGACCCGACCTGACTCTCGCCCCGCCAGCCTCCCACCCAGGCCAAGGAGGATAGCCATGGACCACGGCATGCTCGCTGAAATCTGGCTCTGGATCCTGGCCATGGTTCTGGCCGCCACCGTCATCCTGGACGGTTTCGACCTGGGTGTGGGCATCTTGTGCCTGATCGAGAAGGATGAATCCAAGCGCCAGTCCATGGTGGCCAGTATCGAGGGCGTCTGGCACGCCAACCAGACATGGCTGGTTGTGGCCGGAGGCGTGCTGTTCGGGGCGTTCCCCAGGGCTTACGGCATGCTCCTGTCGAGCCTCTACATTCCTAGCGGGATTTTGCTCCTTGGGCTCATGGCTCGCGGAGTGGGGTTGGAATACTATGAACAGTCCGAATCAAAACGCGCCTGGTCCACCCTGTTCGGACTGGGCAGCTTGGTGGTAGCGCTGGCCCAGGGAGCCATGCTTGGCGCGGTGATGCAGGGGCTGCCCATGGCAGGGCATCAGCAGTTTCTGACCCCGTTCGCCTGGGTCACCCCCGGGGCGTTCCTGGGAGCCATGGCAATGGTCTGCGTGGTCGCCACGTTGGGAGCCGGCTGGTTAGCGGCCACCGTACAGGACTTCGGACTTCGCAAGGCGGCCATCCTATTTTCCTTGGCTGGCCTTCTCTTCCAGGCAGGACTCGCCATCTGCGTTCCGGCCACCGGGATCGTGGCCCTGGCTTTTGGAGCCGTGTCAGCAGCATACCTGGCCTGGGCCGTGACAGCCATGGCCTCCGGAGCCGTTTTTTTCCTGCCGGCCTGCCTGCATGTACTGTTCGGGCTGGTGGCGTGGCTCATCGCCCTGCGCCCGGGCTTTGTGGAACCCGGCCTGACTCCTCTCAACGCATCCGCGGCCTTCGGTTCGCTTAAGATCATGCTCTGGGGCTTCGGCCTCACCCTGCCGGTAATCATTGGCTACACAATTTATCAGTATCGGGTGTTCATGGGCCAAGGCGCCTACTCGCCCGGGCACGACCACTGAGCTGCAAGGAGTTTTCATGCCTTTGACCGCGGCCCTTCCCGCAGGGGCTTTGAGCCGAATGAAGCTTTTTCTGGCCTTGTCCCGCACTCCCCATGGTGTCCTGGACATGGCCATGCCCGTGGCCGCAGCCCTTCTCTGGTTGGGGAATGCTCCCTCGCTGGGAGTGATGTTCCTTGGCCTGCTCACGGTTTTCGCGGGTTACACCGCAGTGTATGCGGTCAACGACCTGGCCGACTACAAGACCGACCGCGCCAACTACCTGGACGGCCCAAGCGACAATACCGGCTACCTGGACGCTGTGTATGCCCGCCACCCCATGGCCATGGGCCTTCTGACCCCGCGCCAAGGCATTGTCTGGGCCTGCTGCTGGGCAGTGGCCTCGCTTCTGGGAGCGTACATTCTCAATCCTGTGTGCGCCCTTCTTCTGTTGGCCGGTTGCGCCCTGGAGGTGATCTACTGCCTGCTGCTCAAGGTCAGCCACTTGCGGGCCCTGGTCAACGGAGTGGTGAAATCGCTCGGGGGAGTGGCGGCCGTGCTCGCGGTGGATCCGAACGCGCCGTTCTGGTTTCCGGCGCTTCTGTTTGCCATGACCTTCTGCTGGGAGATTGGTGGCCAGAACATACCGGCCGACTGGTTCGACCTGGAGCTGGACCGCAAGCAGGGGGCCAAGACCATGTGCGTGGTGCTGGGGCTTGAACGCGCTGCGCGAGTGAGCGTGTGGACGCTAAGCGCCTCCACCGCGCTGGCGGGGCTGCTGCTGGCGCTCTCGCCAGCCAAGCTGCCCACCGTTCTGGTGCTGGCCGCCACGGCGCTTACCGCCTGGATAATGCCCTGGCCAGCAAGCAGGCTTCTCACCGAGCCGTCCAGGCAGAACGCCTCGCGGCTGTTCACCAGGGCCAGCTATTTTCCGGTGGTGATGCTGGTGACGGTGGTTGCCTGGTTGGTTTTTCGCTGAGGAAGACGAGGTGCCCACCCCTGGACCCTCAATAAATATTGCGCCCGCCACCGGCATGCCGATGGCGAGCGCATACTCTATTTGGGATTCCAAAGGGCCTAGGCCCTTTGGCCGCCGGAGGCCCTTCCCTCTACTCGTGCATGGGAAACGTGAGCCCCGCCCCGAACCAGCCGATAACTCCCATAACGGGCATCATGGAAAGCACCAGAAGAGAGAACAGGGCTCCGCTCGTTCCGCCACCCGCAAGCACTCCCGGGCACATCCCCCACCACACCACACATGCCATGAACTGACCAAGAAGAATCGGAGAGAGGATCAGCTTGATGCGCACAGGCATGATGGAACTCGCCCCGTAATTGTACTTCCAGGTGGCTAGCCCGGTGAGAATAGCCACCGGCGTGAACAAAACCCCGACAATGTTCATGGCGTGCACGGCCGATTCGAACAGGGGATGGCCAGAAATCAGGTAGAGAAAAAGGCACAGCACCGCTCCGGTGGCGAAGGCTATGGGAAAATGCACCGTCATGGGATGCGGATGGCGGCGGAAAAACGGACTCTTTCGCAAGAGCCAGGGAAGCTCCTGGTCGTGTCCGTCTGCCCTTCTTTCCACGGTGCAGGTCTCGGCCACCACGCCCACCTGGGGGTAGCGTTCAAGCCTGTCTTCACCATGTGGAGCCTGGCAGAGATCCACGGAAAGATCCAGGCCGGCGTTGTGGCGGTTCATATGGCGCCCGGCCTTCCAGAGCTTGCTGCCCGAAACGTCGTAGACCTTGCCTTTGTAGGCCACGTAGACCGGTTGTCCATCCTTGCCGTCAAACGCGGCCAGTTCATCCAAAGTGAAGGTTATGAGTTCATCTGGCATTGATGCTCCTTTCATGAGGCTGTTTAGATGGTTACACGACACAACGCCTGGATGTCCAGAGAACGCGCTTCACACTGGCACGATGCAGCCTTGCCCTTGTCCTTGTCCTGCCGTAAATTGTCTTGAAATCCACTTACAGAAGTCCCCTGCACCATGCTCGCATTCATCCTGCAATCCTTGACTGTGTTCGCACTCATCCTGCTCAACGGTTTTTTTGCCGCCGCGGAGATGGCTGTGCTCACCTCACGCAAGCCTCGCCTGTCCCAGATGGCTGCCAAGGGGCATCCTGGAGCGCGCACGGCCCTCCAACTGGCCGAGAAACCCGAAGGATTCTTGGCGGCCCTCCAGATCGGCATCACCCTTCTCACCATCCTCTCCGGCGCCTATGGAGAAGCGTCGCTGGCCAGCTATGTCCAATCCGCGCTGGAGCGAATCCCACTATTGGCCGCCTATGCCAAGCCTGTGGGCTTTGGCTTGGTGGTGGCAGGCATCACCTTGGTTTCGCTCATCGCAGGAGAACTGGTCCCCAAGCGCCTGGCCATCGCCCGGCCCGAGGCCATCGCAGTGAGAGTGTCCCGGCCCATGGCTCTTCTGCTAAGGCTTTCCGCTCCGATCGTGTGGCTGCTCTCGGTATCCACCAGGCTGGTGATGCGGCTCCTGCGGGTGTCGGAGCAATCCGGCTCTCATGTAAGCGAGGAGGAAATAAAACTTCTGGTTCGCCAGGCCGCAACGGCCGGGGTGCTGGAAGAGGCAGAGCGGGATATGATGGAACGGGTGATGACCCTGGGCGACCGTCCCGTGGGCACGCTTATGACCCACCGTTCCAAAATCGTGTGCCTGGATCTGGAGCACCCGGACAGCATTCCGGAGATCATCCGGGCCATGCCCTTCAACCGTTTTCCTGTGGTGCGCGGCGGACTGGAGAACCTGATCGGCGTGGCCGAGGCCAAGGATCTCCTGGCGGTCAACGTCTGTTTGAATGCCCTGGATGTCCTCCCCGTTCTTCTCCAGCCGCCCCATGTGCTGGAGACCACCACCACCTTCAAATTGATGGAACAGCTCAAGCTCTCGGGCCAGACCCTTGCCGTGGTGGTGGACGAATTCGGTGCGGTGCAAGGCTTGGTGACCTTCACCGACATACTGCGGGCCATCGTGGGGGATCTGGTTCTGCCCGACGACACCCATGAGCCGCGCATAGCGGAACGCAAGGACGGCTCGCTGCTCATCGACGGCATGACCCCTGTATCCGAGGTGTTCGAACGTTTGGACCAGGAGGCCCCGGAAGGAGACTTTCAGACCCTGGCCGGGTTTGTTCTGCACCGGCTGGGGCGCATTCCCGCCGTGGCGGAGGGATTCGATCACGGATGCTGCCATTTCGAGGTGGTGGACATGGACGGCCGGCGTGTGGACCGGGTGCTTGTTCGAAAACTCTCAAGCGCCCCGGAAAAGGCTTGAAATGGGCGTTTTACCGGTTGTCAGCACCAGTCTTTTCGGGTAGGGGTCTGAATCCTTTTGCGAGGGAATATCCTGTTGGAGGTCAACCAAGTCATGGTCAACAACGAACAATTTGAATCTTCTACCCCCACGGACATGGAGGTCAACTTCGAGGACGCGCTCGAGAACTACCTGAACGAAGATTTCGGGGATCTCGAGGAAGGCGTCATCACCAAAGGCGTGGTGGTGCGCGTCGGCAAGGAACACATCCTGGTGGATGTGAACTTCAAGTCCGAGGGCCAGATCCCTGTTTCGGAATTCACCGATCCCGAGGGCAATGTCACCGTCAACGTGGGCGAGGAAATCGACGTCTACGTGGTGGGCAAGAACGAGTCCGAGGGAACCATCCACCTTTCGCGCGATCGCGCCAAGCGGATGCAGCTCTTCGACAAGCTTGAAGACCTCCAAGACAAAGACGACATCATCACCGGCCGCATCCAGCGGCGCATCAAGGGCGGTTACACCGTGGACCTGGGCGGCGTCGAAGCCTTCCTGCCCGGCTCCCACGTGGACCTGCGCCCCGTGCCCGACATGGACGCCCTGGTGGGCAAGGAATTCGAATTCCGCGTATTGAAGATCAACCGCCGCCGCTCCAACGTCATCGTTTCGCGCCGCGTGCTGCTCGAAGAGCGCCGCGAGTCCCTGCGCAGCGAACTGCTCACCACGCTCGACGAAGGCCAGACTGTTGTCGGCCGCGTCAAGAACATCACCGAATACGGTGTTTTCGTGGACCTGGGGGGCCTGGACGGCCTTATGCATATAACCGACATGTCCTGGAAGCGCGTGAAGCACCCCAAGGAGATGGTCGGTCTTGGCGATGAGCTGGAACTGAAGGTTCTGTCCTTTGACAAGGACAAGCAGAAGGTTTCGCTCGGCATGAAGCAGCTCACTCCCGATCCCTGGCAGAACATCGCCGACAAGTACCCCGTGGACCGCCGCATGTCCGGAAAGGTCACCAACCTGGTGGACTACGGTGCGTTCGTGGAACTCGAGGCCGGCGTCGAAGGTCTGGTGCACATCTCCGAGATGAGCTGGACCCGCAAGCTTCGTCATCCGTCCCAGATGGTCCACCTTGGCGACGAGGTCGAAGTGGTGGTTCTGGGCGTGGATCCCGACAAGAAGCGTATCAGCCTCGGCATGAAGCAGGTGAAGCCCAACCCGTGGGACCTGGTAGCCGACCGCTATCCCGAAGGCGCGGTGCTCGAAGGCACTGTGAAGAACATCACCGAGTTCGGCATCTTCATCGGCATCGAGGACGGCATCGACGGCCTGATCCACGTTTCCGACATCTCCTGGACCAAGAAAGTCCGCCACCCCGGCGAGATGTTCAAGGTGGGCGATGTGGTGCGTGCCAAGGTGCTCACCGTTGACAAGCAGAGCGAGAAGTTCACCCTGGGCATCAAGCAGCTCTCCGACGATCCCTGGCACGACGTGCCCGCCCGCTACCCGGTGGGCGCCCTTGTGAAGGGCATCGTGACCAACATCACCGATTTCGGTCTGTTCGTGGAAGTGGAAGAAGGCATCGAAGGCCTGGTCCACGTCTCCGAGATCAGCCGCAAGAAGGTGAAGACACCGGCCGAGCTCTACAAGGAAAGCGACCAGATCGAAGCCCGCGTCATCCACGTGAGCGCCGACGAGCGTCGCCTGGGCCTGTCCATCAAGTCCCTCAAGGAGGACGAGGACAAGCGCAAGGCCAAAGAGTACCGTACTTCGGGCCCCGAAGTGGGCGTCGGCCTTGGCGACCTGCTGCGTCAGAAGCAAGAGCAAGAGGATGCTCAATAACACTACCAACGAACCAAAGAAGGGGTTCAGGCAGCGCCACCCGGTGCTGTTCACCTTCAGTGTTCTTATAGCGGCCATGGTCCTCACAATGGGGGCCATAGCCCTTCTCTCTTCAGCTTATCTGGACGACGAGGAATTCGCCTTCAGCCTCCCCGACTCCGAGCAGATCGGCATAGCCTACCTGGATGGAACCATTGAGTCCTCCAGCCGCCTGGTCACCTATCTGCGCAAGCTGCGCGAGGACCAGGACGTCAAGGGAGTTCTCCTTCGCGTGAACTCCGGAGGTGGTGGATTCGGGCCTTCCCAGGAAATTTTCCGCGCAGTGAAAAAACTGGCCGAGAAAAAGCCAGTGGTGGCCTCCTTCGGTTCCGTGGCTGCCAGCGGGGGGTATTACGCCGCCTGCCCGGCCAAGGTCATTTTCGCCCTGCCCGGCACCATCACCGGCTCCATCGGGGTTCGCAGCATGTTTCCCAACGTGCGCGGGGCTTCCGAAAAGCTCGGCTTCACCTTCTTCAGCTTCACCACCGGCAAGTTAAAAGACGCCGGTTCCCCCTTCAGGGATATGACCGAAGAGGACAGGGCGTACCTTCAGGAAATGATCACCGACCTGCGCGACATCTTCGTGGCCGATGTTGCCCAGGCCAGGAACTTGAACCCCACGGACATAAACGCACTGCAAGGCAAAGCCATGACCGCTGCCAACGCCCTGACCATCGGCCTGGTGGATAAAATGGGCGGCCAGGAAGAGGCCATGGAAGAGCTCAAAAAGCTTGCCGGAATCACCAAGAAGCGCCCCAAGCTGATCCGCGGTCCCAAGAAGGACCAGTCCCGCCTGGAGGAGTTCTTCGGCCGGCTTGGCGCCTCCTTCGTGCATGGCATGACCGCTTCCGAACCCGGCCTCGAACTGCGGGCCGAATGATTATGCCTCTTCGGTAACCATCCCGCTGCTTTCCCCACGTTCCATTGACACCTTGTATTCTTTCATGAAATCGTGACTGCAACATTGTCAGGCACG
This window contains:
- the sppA gene encoding signal peptide peptidase SppA — its product is MLNNTTNEPKKGFRQRHPVLFTFSVLIAAMVLTMGAIALLSSAYLDDEEFAFSLPDSEQIGIAYLDGTIESSSRLVTYLRKLREDQDVKGVLLRVNSGGGGFGPSQEIFRAVKKLAEKKPVVASFGSVAASGGYYAACPAKVIFALPGTITGSIGVRSMFPNVRGASEKLGFTFFSFTTGKLKDAGSPFRDMTEEDRAYLQEMITDLRDIFVADVAQARNLNPTDINALQGKAMTAANALTIGLVDKMGGQEEAMEELKKLAGITKKRPKLIRGPKKDQSRLEEFFGRLGASFVHGMTASEPGLELRAE